The nucleotide window GCTTCGAGCACGGCGGCCCCGAGGTCATGCGCCGGGGTGTTGGCGAAGGCACCGCCGAAACTGCCGACGGCGGTACGGGCCGCGGATGCGATGACGACATTGGTCATGGATAGCTACTCCTCCAAGCAGAGCGTGGTGCGGAGGTCGCGTCAGTCTGGCGGCCCCCGCCATTGATCTTGCGCTCTTTTGATAACGCGGGGAAACGACATGGGACAGAGAAACTGTACCGAAAAGACAGATTGATAGCGCAAAATTCCGCAACGCGGCGAAGCCGGGTGCTGCCCTCAGGCCTCGGCGCGCTGCGCAGGCGTATCGCGCCAGGCCGGTCGAACGGTGGGCGCACCGAAGAAATAGCCCTGCAGGCAATCGACCCCCATCTCCGTCAGGACCTGTGCATCGGCTGCGGTTTCAACGGATTCGGCGACGGTGAACATGTCGAACTGCTCGGCCATCGCGAGGATCGCGCGCGTGAGAACCTGGTTGTCAGGGTCGGTCGCGATGCCGCGTATGAATGGGGCTGCGATCTTCAGGACGTCGAAGCTGAAGGTCCTGAGATGGCGCAGCGCGGTATAGCCTGCGCCGAAATTATCCATGGCAAAGGAAACCCCCTGTCGCTGCATCTCGGCCATGAAGCTTGTCACGAGCTCGGGCACGAGCATGGCGGATGCCTCGGAAATCTCGAGAATCAGGCGCTCTGCGACGGTCGGGTTCCCGCAGATGGTGTCGGTGAGGCTGCGTCTCCAGCGCGGATAGCCGATGGACCGCGCCGACATGTTGATCGCAAGGCGAAGCCCGGGTTCCTGCGCGAGCTCATCCAGCCCCATCTCGAGCGCGAGGCAGTCGAGGATGCGCCCCTCTTCCAGCTCTTCAACCTGCACGATGAACTCGGCGGCCGGGACGACGCGGCCGGTCTCGTCCAGCACACGCACGAGGCCCTCGTGAAACGCGATGCTGCCGGGCCGCTGCGCCTGGACGACAGGCTGGAAGGCAAGCAGCACGTCTTCATGCCGGATCGCCGCGCGCACGGTATCGACGATCCGCGCATCGCGCGCGGCGATCGCCATGTCGAGGGCGTTGTGGTTGTGCATGTCGGTCCGCCCCCTCTTCATCCGGATACTCCCGATTCCCCCGGTGTCGGCAGGCCATGCTCCGGGGTCCGAACATCTTGCTGCAGCGGTGTTAACCCGGTCTGAAGCGGTGTGGTGCCGAATATGGACAAGTGGAGGAGATGCGTTGTTGACTCCGGGGCGCAAAGCCATATAAGCGCCCGCTCATTGGTGTTGGTGGCCCCCGCAAGGGGATGCCTGTCAATCCGGGGCGCCGGCTTGCCGGTCCGGAGAGAGGACAACGCCCTTTGCAACGGCACGAGGCCCTGTCCGGGTCCGGCCCGCGGATCCTCCGACGCAGCCGCGTCATGGGATCGAACCGCGGAACCGGCTTTCGGAGAGACGCCGAAGCGCCAGTATAAAGGAGATCAGCCGTGACCAAACGCACGTCTGCCAAGTACAAACTCGATCGCCGCATGGGCGAGAACATCTGGGGCCGTCCGAAGTCCCCCGTCAACCGCCGTGAATACGGCCCCGGCCAGCACGGCCAGCGCCGCAAGGGCAAGATGTCCGACTTCGGCCTGCAGCTCCGCGCCAAGCAGAAGCTCAAGGGCCACTACGGCGACCTGACCGAGAAGCAGTTCCGCCGCATCTTCGCAGACGCCGAGCGTCGCCGCGGCGACACCGGTGAGATCCTCATCGGCCTGCTTGAATCGCGCCTCGACGCTGTCGTCTACCGTGCCAAGTTCGTTCCGACCGTCTTCGCGGCGCGTCAGTTCGTGAACCACGGCCACGTGCTCGTGAACGGCAAGAAGGTGAACATCCCCTCCTACCGCGTGAAAGAGGGTGACGTCATCGAGGTTCGCGAGAAGTCGAAGCAGAACGCCGCCGTTCTCGAGGCCGTCCAGCTGCCCGAGCGCGACGTGCCCGACTACATCGAGGCCGACCACTCCAAGATGACCGCGACCTTCGTGCGCACCCCGGCCCTCGCCGACGTGCCCTTCGCGGTCCAGATGGAACCGAACCTCGTCATCGAATTCTACGCGCAGAACTGATCCGGTTCAGCGCATCGCATCGGGAAAGGCCGCTCCTTCGGGAGCGGCCTTTTTCGTTGCTGCATTCTTGTGCAGCCGCCACGTCATCCGACGCCTTCCGATATTTTACCGATTGATAAAAAAATCGACCTGTGGAAGCCTTTTCGAAATGACAAAAGGCAGCGGGAGGCCACCAATGGATACCAGGACGCTGACCCCGGGCATCGTGCCGGGGCGCTTGGACAAGGACAGGATCGAGGCGGGGTTCGCGGACCTGCATCCGCCGCTCGATGATCACGAGGCTCTGGTCGCGGCGGATCGCTGCTACTTCTGCCACGACGCGCCCTGCGCGACGGCCTGTCCCACGACGATCGACATTCCCCTCTTCATCCGCCAGATCGCGACGGGTACCCCGGAGGCGGCGGCGAAGACGATCCTCGAGCAGAACATCCTCGGCGGCATGTGCGCCCGGGTCTGCCCGACCGAGACGCTCTGCGAAGAGGTCTGCGTGCGTGAGGTGGCCGAGGGCAAGCCGGTCGAGATCGGCCGGCTGCAGCGCTATGCCACCGACACGCTGATGGCGCAGGGGGTGCACCCCTTCGAACGCGCAGCCCCTACCGGCAAGCGCGTTGCCGTGGTCGGGGCCGGTCCCGCGGGTGTCTCCTGCGCGCATCGGCTCGCGATGAAGGGGCACGACGTGGTGCTTCTCGATGCCCGCCCCAAGCCCGGCGGCCTCAATGAATACGGCATCGCCGCCTACAAGAGCACCGAGGATTTCGCCGCGCGCGAGGTTGACTGGCTGATGCAGATCGGCGGGATCGAGCTGAAGACCGGCGTGGCGCTCGGGCGCGACACGACGCTCGACGCCCTGAAGGCCGAATATGACGCGGTGTTTCTCGGCATGGGGCTCGGTGGCGTGAACGCGCTTGGCGTCGCCGGAGACGACAAGGGCGGGGTTGCCGACGCGGTGGATTTCATCGCCGAGCTGCGGCAGGCATCCGACCTCGCGGCGCTGCCCGTGGGGCGTGACGTGGTGGTGATCGGCGGCGGCATGACCGCCGTGGACGCGGCGGTGCAGTCGAAGCTCCTGGGCGCGCTCAACGTGACCATCGTCTACCGTCGCTCGCGCGAGCGGATGGCAGCCTCTGTCTACGAGCAGGAGCTCGCGGCAGCCAAGGGCGTGCGGATCATCTGCAGCGCAACGCCGGTCGCGGTGCATGGCAACGGGTCGGTGCGCGAAATCGAGTTCGAGTTCACCGACGACGAGCTGACCGCCACCGGCGAGCGCTTCCGGCTGCCGGCCGACCAGGTGTTCCGGGCCA belongs to Salipiger profundus and includes:
- a CDS encoding EAL domain-containing protein; its protein translation is MKRGRTDMHNHNALDMAIAARDARIVDTVRAAIRHEDVLLAFQPVVQAQRPGSIAFHEGLVRVLDETGRVVPAAEFIVQVEELEEGRILDCLALEMGLDELAQEPGLRLAINMSARSIGYPRWRRSLTDTICGNPTVAERLILEISEASAMLVPELVTSFMAEMQRQGVSFAMDNFGAGYTALRHLRTFSFDVLKIAAPFIRGIATDPDNQVLTRAILAMAEQFDMFTVAESVETAADAQVLTEMGVDCLQGYFFGAPTVRPAWRDTPAQRAEA
- the rpsD gene encoding 30S ribosomal protein S4; this translates as MTKRTSAKYKLDRRMGENIWGRPKSPVNRREYGPGQHGQRRKGKMSDFGLQLRAKQKLKGHYGDLTEKQFRRIFADAERRRGDTGEILIGLLESRLDAVVYRAKFVPTVFAARQFVNHGHVLVNGKKVNIPSYRVKEGDVIEVREKSKQNAAVLEAVQLPERDVPDYIEADHSKMTATFVRTPALADVPFAVQMEPNLVIEFYAQN
- a CDS encoding NAD(P)-dependent oxidoreductase, with amino-acid sequence MDTRTLTPGIVPGRLDKDRIEAGFADLHPPLDDHEALVAADRCYFCHDAPCATACPTTIDIPLFIRQIATGTPEAAAKTILEQNILGGMCARVCPTETLCEEVCVREVAEGKPVEIGRLQRYATDTLMAQGVHPFERAAPTGKRVAVVGAGPAGVSCAHRLAMKGHDVVLLDARPKPGGLNEYGIAAYKSTEDFAAREVDWLMQIGGIELKTGVALGRDTTLDALKAEYDAVFLGMGLGGVNALGVAGDDKGGVADAVDFIAELRQASDLAALPVGRDVVVIGGGMTAVDAAVQSKLLGALNVTIVYRRSRERMAASVYEQELAAAKGVRIICSATPVAVHGNGSVREIEFEFTDDELTATGERFRLPADQVFRAIGQTLTGDGLPDLEGRKIRVDGVGRTSVAGVWAGGDCASGGDDLTVTAVAEGRDAAEDIHAQLMGTAG